One Gordonia pseudamarae genomic window, GTTTCACGTGAAACATCGAGCCGACCACACTGACACAAGGACCGATACCTTCTGTATCGGGCGCAGCAGATCAACACATCGCCGCCGGCTCGCCGGCGAGTCGGATCATTCCTGTATTCATTCAGGTGGCGACCACGCGTCACGGAACACCTTCCTGCACGAATGCCTCCACGCCCGCTCGCAGTGCGACGTCACGCGGGTCTTCCGATCGAAGGCGCGCACTCACTCCGTACAGATCGTGGAATCGTCAGCCCAGCTGATCCAGTACCTCTACGCCGGTGGATCAGGTCGATTTCCGGCACGGGTCACCTGATAGGGCTTCGCGACGCAACAGTCAGCGGGGCCCGCCGATCACGTCAGCGCGAGAGCCGGTCAATGCGATCGTGGTGAGTCGGATGGCAGGTGGTACTGACTGCCCCTCGACCACGAGGCACCAGGTGTAAGACCCGGCCAGCTTGTGAACGCGTAGGCGTTCGATGGGGGTGAGTCCGCCGATGCCGGAGGCCCCCACCTGTTCCGAGTCGCCATGCCGTTCACAACCTCCCCGAGTGTTACACCGATCGCGCCGACATGTCCGGTTGCGCAACCACCGCGCGAACTCAGATACCGAACCCATCCGATCGACGGAAGGTCAGCCATTCTGCTGGGATCACCGTCTACTCCCTGGACGATTCCCGGACAGATCATACTGCCGACTACCCCACCGGCACACCGCCAATGCACGATGCTCGTGTTCGCCCGACACCGACCAATCCAGTCGTCGAGGTTCAGTCCATAGACAAATCGCACCTCCCAACACAGCCACCGGTTGGCTGGCATGTGAGGAACGCTGACGAATCAGTGGACGGCCACGCTCTTCGATCGGGATGCATCCCAACACCGAACGCTTGAGTGCTCCACCCGGTCTGTGTTCTCTACCCGGCACCGAGCAATGCAAGCATCATCGGCAAGCCATCATCGTGGTACGCCGAGCGCATGCACGCGGTGGCATTCCACGGTCCCGTGAACGAAAGAAAGCCACGCCGACAATCGGTACCGGCAAGCAGACCGCCGAACCGAACCAGTCCCAATCTCCGCACCGTTTCCCACCGGGACGCCGAGACTTCGGTTTCACGTGAAACAATGGACCTGTATCACGAATCAGCGCTTCGGACAACCTGACGCCGCCACGTGCCAAAGATCCCGATTACACCTACACCTCCCGGCTATTACCGCCATCCGCTTCACCCGACCTACTGGGCGTCCACATTCCAGCCCTGCCTTCCTCCGTCCCGCCGGGGTAGGGGAGTGGAGACATCTTGAACAGTCGGGACCAATACCGGGAACCCTCGTCGAGCACCGCAGTCGCAACAGTCTGTCACGTGACGAAATTGTCCAGCCACCCCGGTCACACCAATCACGAGCACTTCTCACCCTCGGGCACCCAGATATTCGGCGATGAAGACCACCACCGCTGGCCATGCATTCCTGCTACCACACCCATTGCCCGCGTCTCGACGAGTTGTGCTCGCTTGCTGTAGTACCGCGCAGTTCCAAGGAGGCACGTGTCGCGGACCGTTGTTCACAAGGAGGCCGGCATGTTTCACGTGAAACATGCCGGCAACCGCACGTCACGCCGCTGCTGGGAACCACCACCAAACGGAACGCTCGCACGTCCCAGATGGCACACACCGTTGACGTCCTCCCGGCCGTGAACGACCGGGATTCCTACCACGCCACTCCCGTGGCGTCTTGGCGGGTTCCTGTTTCACTGGGGCTCGCTTTCCGCTAGGCGGTAAGACTGACAGCCCCTCCGCAGGCGTTTAGTCTCTCGGAGCGTCCCTCCGCGAGAATGTTTCTGGCGGCATTGAGGTCGCGGTCGTGGACCACCCCACACGCCTGACATGTCCACTCTCGAACCGAGAGCAGCTTCGGGCCATCCTGCACTCCGCACGTCGAGCACAGTCGCGAGGACGGGAAGAACCGATCCACTTTCCCGACGTACCGTCCGTACCGGGCGGCTTTCTCCTCCACCATGCGGGTGAACATCACCCACCCGCCATCGTGTACCGACTTCGCCAATCGAGTCCGCGCAAGACCCGAGACACACAAGTCCTCGACGTAGATCGCTTGGTTCTCGCGAATCAACGCCGTGGACTGTTTGTGCGCCCAGTCCTTGCGGGAATCGGCCACCCTGGCATGCACTTTGGCGGAGTGGCGTGGTAGGAATCCCGGCCGTTCACGGCCGGGAGGACGTCAAATCGGACGGACGTCCACACCATCGACCGCGATGTCGATGTTTCACGTGAAACATGGCAGTACCCACGAGGGGAGAGGAGCGACGGCCCGGAGTCGTCGGAGCGGCGCGGGCACCCCTGTCACAGATCGCGCCGCCAACCATCCCCTCTGCCAATGCCAGATGTTCCAGATACGCGACCACCAACCGCGGAGCGTCATCCCGCCACTCATCCCGAGACTCAAGCGCCGATGCGTCTCGTCCCAGATGCCATGGAGCACGACGGGGCTCTGCACAACGGCGAGGGCTTGCACCGGTCATCCACCGAGCGCGAACCATATGCCTGGCTCGGTGACACATACCGCGGTCGCACACCGGCCCACTCGCCCCAGCGCTTCGAGAGGGCAAGCTCTGCACTGCTCGGTACCGAAGTCTCACAGGAAGTCCACCTAGTGCAGGCCTCACGCGCATCGCGACCTATCGGGGACACGGGGGAGGGGAGTGATACGGAATCTCCACCGACACGGTGGGCTGATCGCGACGGACTGATCAGCACACGGTTGTTTCACGTGAAACAACCGATGTTTCACGTGAAACCCACACCGCCGCCGACTTGAGCGGACCTTGGACGGCACCACACCGAACCAGCTCAACAAGCTCGACGGTCAGTCAGTATGCCGTCGCCGACAGGTGAGGAGATCACCGACAGACTTCTCGATGCTGCCGTCGTGGGTGGCGTCGTAGGATCTGAACTCCAGGTTCGCGCCGGGTGCCCGCATCATTCTGACGAGAGGAAGCACCGTTGGGAACGTCAGCATGGGGTAAGTCTACTGGGGTGGTGGGAATCGGATCAGGGCTGGGCTGGGCCTGAGCAGGTCGATCGTGTCGCTCCCGGGTCGGGGTCGCGCCATCGCGTAGTGATCTACGAGTCACCTTCCACAGGACTCACAGAAGGCTATCTACGCGATGGCCCATGACCATTCTGCACTGGTCGACCAACCCTCGACCTCGTGGACTCGGGCCAGTTCCAGGCCATGACCGCCGAGCTGCTGCGCCACGGCCTGCAAGAGCTGATCGAAGCCGAACCGGCCGCCCGTATCGCGGCCGGCCGCTACGAACGCAGCAGCGAACGCACCACCCACCGCAAAGGATCACGTCCGAAGACGATCACCACCCCGGCCGGGGAGGTGCGGGTACAGACCCCGAAGCTGCGGGAAGGATTGTTCTTCCCGTCCCTGCTCGAACGCCGCCACCGGATCGACCGCGCCCTGCACGCGGTCATCATGGAGGACTACGTCGCCGGGTGTCCACCCGTGCCGTCGACGGCCTGGTCAAAGCGATGGGTTCGGACACCGGGATCAGCAAGTCCGAATTCTCCCGGATCTGCGCCCAGCTCGACGCCGAAGTGGCCGCGTTTCGCGAGCGCACCGTGCACCACACCGAGTTCCCGTACATCTTCCTCGACGCCACCTACCTCAAATCGCGGATCGGGGCGCACGTGGTCTCCCAGGCCATGATCGTGGCGATCGGGGTCTGGGATCGACGGCACCCACGAAGTCCTGGCACCGACGTCGGCGACAGCGAGTCCTTCGAGTTCTGGAACGACTTCCGGTCCTCGCTACGCGAACGAGGCCTGCACGGGGTGCGCCTGGCGATCTCCGACGCCCACGCCGGTTTGAACGCTGCCGTGGCCCGCCAGTTCACCGGTGCCGGGTGGCAACGCTGCCACGTGCACTTCATGCGCAACCTCGCCGGAAAGGTCCCCGGCAAGCAGCAGGCCGCCGTACTGGCCGCGGTCACGACCATCTTCGCCCACACCGACCGCGACGCTCTGCCCGCCCAATGGGACACCGTCGCCGACACCCTGGAACCGAGCTATCCGGCGGTCGCGGCGATGATGAGCGAGGCCAAGACCGACGTGCCGGCATTCGCCGAGTACCCGCTGGCGCACTGGCAGAAGATCTGGTCGAACAACCCTATCGAGCGGTTGAACAAGGAGACCAAACGCCGCGCTGACGTCGTGGAGACCTTCCCCAACAACCAGGCCATCCTCCGCCTGGCCACCTCCGTAGTGATCGACCAGCACGACGAATGGCAAGTCTGCCGCCGCCCGCTGTGCGTGTCGCCAAAGCGCATGCCAGGGTGGCCGATTCCCGCAAGGACTGGGCGCACAAACAGTCCACGGCGTTGATTCGCGAGAACCAAGCGATCTACGTCGAGGACTTGTGTGTCTCGGGTCTTGCGCGGACTCGATTGGCGAAGTCGGTACACGATGGCGGGTGGGTGATGTTCACCCGCATGGTGGAGGAGAAAGCCGCCCGGTACGGACGGTACGTCGGGAAAGTGGATCGGTTCTTCCCGTCCTCGCAACTGTGCTCGACGTGCGGAGTGCAGGATGGCCCGAAGCTGCTCTCGGTTCGAGAGTGGACATGTCAGGCGTGTGGGGTGGTCCACGACCGCGACCTCAATGCCGCCAGAAACATTCTCGCGGAGGGACGCTCCGAGAGACTAAACGCCTGCGGAGGGGCTGTCAGTCTTCCCGCCTAGCGGAAAGCGAGCCCCAGTGAAACAGGAACCCGCCAAGACGCCACGGGAGTGGCGTGGTAGGAATCCCGGTCGTTCACGGCCGGGAGGACGTCAAATCGCCAGAGCAGACACCGAACGAGCGGAGGGTTCGGCGTGAGTCTCGAACGGCTGCAGGTACATTACGGTTTCACCAGGATGCCCTTCGAGCGGAATCTCGCACCATCGATGCTGCACCGTCATCCCGGCATCTACCTGCCCAACCCTCAGTCAGGGTCCGCGGAACGCTGCACCACATCGTCACCACACTGGGACGGGCCCCAAACTTCTACACCGCGACGCCGACGCCGCAAGCAGCGGAATCCCACGCCGCCGAGCACGCTGAACGTGGCCGCACCCCAGTCGTCGACGAGGCACACCTACTCGACAACGCGCAGATGGAAGCAATCCGCATGCTCACCAACCACGACATGAACTCCGGTTCCCCGTTCACCGGATTGCTCGTCGGGCAACCAACCTTGCGGCACCGACTCAAATTCGGCGTCCTGGCCGCACTCGACCACCGCATCGCCGTCCGCTACGCACTCGCCGGGATAGCACCGCCCGACACCGCTGACTACACCGGCCACCACCTCGAGATCGCCGACCGTTCCGACCCGCTGTTCTCCGACGACGCCATCACGTTGATTCACACCGCTGCACGCGGTACCCGCGGTCGGTGAACAACCTCGCCGTACACGCCCTGGCCGCCGCGTTCGCCGCCAAATCTGCGATCGTCGACGATAAGGCCACCCAGATCGCCGTCACCGAATCCGGTAACGACTGAGTCATTCACCCCACGACGTCACGTCGCCGACCACGCCACCACATCGCCGACACAGGACCCCGACCGCTACCGCCGCTCGCCTACATCGACATCATCCGCATCGTCAATGACGGACAACACCCACACCGAGTTGATGCGGTCGATCGAACTCCGAACCGAACTACGGTTTCCTCAGTGTTGCCCATCTCAGACCGGAACCGGGCAACTGTGAGCCCGAAACTTCGCGGTTCACCGGACACCGAGCGATCCGCAGCGATCCAAACCCGAATCGATCACACTCGGCGCGGCGGATCCCCAGTTCCAGATCCCGGTTGATCCAGGCCCGGGTTCTTCTAATCTTGCGCTCCACCCTTGCGCGCGGACCGCTTACCACCGACCTTGCTACGGCGGTCACCGACATCCTGCGTCACCTTGTCACCGATGACGACGGTCGTCGGCTCGTCCAGGAACCGCGTGCCACAGGTCGCCATCCGCAGCGCTGTGAGACCACGCTTCTCGACGGCCACCTTGTCACGTTCGATCTCGTCGGCTGCCGATGACCCTTTGATCGCGACCATAACGCCCCCGGTTGCGACCAAGGGAGCGGACCAACCCGCCAGACGCTCGAGGGGGGCCACAGCCCTCGAGGTCACCACGTCGGCGGTACCGCTGTCGGACCGCACCGCCTTCTCCTCAGCACGGCCCCGGACCACCCGCACGCCCTGGAGCCCGAGCCGACTGATCACGGCTTCGAGGAAGGTGGCACGTCGCAGCAGCGGTTCGACGAGCGTCACCTGAAGGTCGGGTCGCGCGATCGCCAGCGGGATACCGGGCAGTCCGGCCCCACTGCCAATGTCGATCACGGTGGATCCGGGCGCGATCACCTCGCCGATGACAGCGCAGTTGAGCACATGCCGGGTCCACAGCCGTTCTACTTCGCGGGGGCCGATCAGCCCCTGCACGATCCCGTCGGTGGCGAGGATGTCGCGGTACTCCTGTGCAAGACCCACTCGGTCACCGAAGATCGCGGTCGCCACAACCGGGGCAGGGGAGGGTGCACCTTCACGGTCCGTCCCCGCGGTAGGTTCACGGTTCTGGGGTTCACGGTTCTGGGGTTCACGGTTCTGGGGTTCACGGTTCTGGGGTTCACGGTTCTGGGGTTCACGGTTCTGGGGTTCACGGTCGGCGACATCGCCGTCCTCATCACCTGTGCCCATCGTTGCCTCCTGTGTCCGCGCCGACGGCTGTTTCACGTGAAACAGCTTCGAGGCGCACTCCCGTCATTCTGGTACCGAACGAACCCGATCCCGAAATCACCCTGCCCGCAAACGGGAAAAGTCCTGGCCGTAGCCAGGACTCTCCCGTCAACACCGTTCGCTACGACGAACGAAGCACTACCACCCGGCGCTTGGGTTCCATGCCCTCGCTCTCGGACACCACACCGTCGACGTCGGCGACGGCGTCGTGCACAATCTTGCGCTCGAACGGGGTCATCGGGTCGAGGGATTCCTTCTCGCCGCTGGCCAGCACACGCTCGGCAACCTCGCGGCCGAGACGGGCCAGACGTTCGCGCCGGTCGGCACGCCACCGAGCAATGTCGAGCATCAATCGGCTGCGATCGCCCGTCGCCTGCTGCACGGCCAGCCGGGTGAGCTCCTGCAGCGCGTCGAGCACCTCACCCTTGCGGCCTACGAGCTTGGTGAGATCGTCTCCGCCATCGATGCTGACGACGGCCCGATCACCGTCGACGTCGAGGTCGATGTCGCCGTCGAAGTCGAGAACGTCGAGCAGCTGCTCGAGGTAATCGCCGGCGATCTCGCCTTCCTCGATGAGGCGCTCATCCTCATCGTCGTCATCCTCATCGTCGTCATCATCATCGTCGTCATCGGCACCCGAAGCATCCGTGGCTGCCGTGTCCTCGTCAGCTGCCGTATCGTTGTCAGCTGCCGTGTCGTTGTCAGTCGCCTCGTCGGCATCGGAAAGTTCGTCCACAGCCTGCTCCTCGACGACCTGATCGTCATCGACATCGCCCTGCGGCGTGGTCTCAGTTGTCATTTCAACCGCCTCATCTTGGTGAATAGAAAAAGTCTCTGCATCGGCGACGGGCGCTATTTGCCGCCGGGACGGTTGCGCTTGGCCGCACCGCCCTTGCCGCCACCCGCACCGCCCTTCGGCTTCTTGCCGGACGAGCCGGACTTGCGATTACCGCTTCCGGCGGGTTTGGCACCCGGCGTGGGTTTGGCACCCGCCTGGGGCTTGACCGGCTTCCGTCCCGGCTTCGGCTTCGACATGTCCACAGACGATTCGGAGTCTGCCGGTTTCGAGTCCGAATCGCTCGATTCGTCGAGCTTCGCCGGGGCCGCGGCGGCGCGCTTGGTGCGGTTCGGCCGGGCGCCCGGCTTAGGGGCATTGGCCTTGAGCTTCTCCTGCTTGGCCTGGCGGGCGGCCTCTTCCTCTTTCTCGATCTGACCGAACACGATGTGCTGCTGGCCGTAGGTCCAGATGTTGTTACTCATCCAGTACAGGAGGATGGCGACGGGGAAGAACACACCGGTCACGAGAATGCCGAGCGGGAAAATATACAGGGCGAGGTTGTTCATGATCCGCGTCTGCGGGTTCTCCAGCGCGGCCGCCGGCTGGCGGGCAACCGAGGCACGCGAGTTCATGTGCGTGGAGACCGAGGCGATGATCATCATCGGCACCACGAGAATCGCGATATGACCGCGGGTGAAGTCGATGTCCTCCGGCTTGAGTGAGGACACGAACGCCACCCATTCGGTCGTGGGCTGGGTCACGTACGACGACAGCGGCACACCGAACAACCGGGCGTCGAGGAAGTTCTGCACCTGGTCTGCGTTGAAGACGTAGTTGCCGTATCGGCGGGTTTCCTCAGCAGTCATGCCGAGCTGACCCATGCCGGTGCCCATCCTGTTGAACGAGCGCAGAACATGGAACAGACCGATGAACACGGGGATCTGCATGAACATCGGCAGACAGCCGAGCAACGGGTTGAAGCCGTGCTCCTTCTGCAGCTTCTGCATTTCCTCGGTCATCTTGACCCGGTCTTTGGCGTACTTCTTCCGGATCGCCTGAAGCTGCGGGTTGATCTCCTGCATCTTCTTGGTGGTGCGCACCTGCTTGACGAACGGCTTGTACAGGATCGCGCGCAGGGTGAAGACCAGGAAGACCACCGACAGTGCCCAGGCGATGCCGTCGCCACCGGGTGTGTTGGGGGTCAGATGGTCGAACAACCAGTGCCAGACCCACATGATCCAGGAGACCGGCCAATAGATGAAGTTGAGCACGGGTCGGTTACCCCTTACCTCGAGAGTGTGTCGAACGGACGGCGGATTCGGCCTCGCGTCTTCCTCCGGGGAGGTAGTGGCGCAGACCACGTTCGGGTACCGGGTCGTATCCCGGTTTGTGCCATGGTCCGCACTTGAGCAGACGCACGACAGCGAGTGTTCCACCGTGTACCAGGCCGTGGGCGTTGAGCGCGTCGACGGCGTACGCCGAGCAGGTGGGCTCGAAGCGGCAGGTCGGCATACGCATCGGCGAGATCCACGAACGGTACAGCTCGATCAGGAAGATCACGGCCCGGCGCGGCCATAGTCGCAGGCGGCGGGCGACGGTCGGATGCGTGGAAGTCTGGGTCACAGAGGCACCGTTTCGGTGGCCTCGCCCGCTATTCGGGGTACATCAGTGCAGGGCAGATCAGTGTGGGCAGTACCTGGCCGGGCACAATCGGGGCGGGCTCGGTCGAGGAGTGTGCGCAC contains:
- a CDS encoding transposase — protein: MHARVADSRKDWAHKQSTALIRENQAIYVEDLCVSGLARTRLAKSVHDGGWVMFTRMVEEKAARYGRYVGKVDRFFPSSRLCSTCGVQDGPKLLSVREWTCQACGVVHDRDLNAARNILAEGRSERLNACGGAVSLTA
- a CDS encoding transposase, coding for MASLPPPAVRVAKAHARVADSRKDWAHKQSTALIRENQAIYVEDLCVSGLARTRLAKSVHDGGWVMFTRMVEEKAARYGRYVGKVDRFFPSSQLCSTCGVQDGPKLLSVREWTCQACGVVHDRDLNAARNILAEGRSERLNACGGAVSLPA
- the rsmG gene encoding 16S rRNA (guanine(527)-N(7))-methyltransferase RsmG codes for the protein MATAIFGDRVGLAQEYRDILATDGIVQGLIGPREVERLWTRHVLNCAVIGEVIAPGSTVIDIGSGAGLPGIPLAIARPDLQVTLVEPLLRRATFLEAVISRLGLQGVRVVRGRAEEKAVRSDSGTADVVTSRAVAPLERLAGWSAPLVATGGVMVAIKGSSAADEIERDKVAVEKRGLTALRMATCGTRFLDEPTTVVIGDKVTQDVGDRRSKVGGKRSARKGGAQD
- a CDS encoding Jag family protein, with the protein product MTTETTPQGDVDDDQVVEEQAVDELSDADEATDNDTAADNDTAADEDTAATDASGADDDDDDDDDEDDDDEDERLIEEGEIAGDYLEQLLDVLDFDGDIDLDVDGDRAVVSIDGGDDLTKLVGRKGEVLDALQELTRLAVQQATGDRSRLMLDIARWRADRRERLARLGREVAERVLASGEKESLDPMTPFERKIVHDAVADVDGVVSESEGMEPKRRVVVLRSS
- the yidC gene encoding membrane protein insertase YidC, yielding MLNFIYWPVSWIMWVWHWLFDHLTPNTPGGDGIAWALSVVFLVFTLRAILYKPFVKQVRTTKKMQEINPQLQAIRKKYAKDRVKMTEEMQKLQKEHGFNPLLGCLPMFMQIPVFIGLFHVLRSFNRMGTGMGQLGMTAEETRRYGNYVFNADQVQNFLDARLFGVPLSSYVTQPTTEWVAFVSSLKPEDIDFTRGHIAILVVPMMIIASVSTHMNSRASVARQPAAALENPQTRIMNNLALYIFPLGILVTGVFFPVAILLYWMSNNIWTYGQQHIVFGQIEKEEEAARQAKQEKLKANAPKPGARPNRTKRAAAAPAKLDESSDSDSKPADSESSVDMSKPKPGRKPVKPQAGAKPTPGAKPAGSGNRKSGSSGKKPKGGAGGGKGGAAKRNRPGGK
- the yidD gene encoding membrane protein insertion efficiency factor YidD yields the protein MTQTSTHPTVARRLRLWPRRAVIFLIELYRSWISPMRMPTCRFEPTCSAYAVDALNAHGLVHGGTLAVVRLLKCGPWHKPGYDPVPERGLRHYLPGGRREAESAVRSTHSRGKG